The Saccharopolyspora gloriosae genome window below encodes:
- a CDS encoding alpha/beta hydrolase, producing the protein MAEPTYLQPFVLPVADVEPERDGAIDVYRPGEEAGEPLPVVVFVHGGPLPPQLRPTPREWPVFRGYGSLAAGSGAIGITIDHPLHSPADYPVAADALADAVARARELPGADRDRVALWFFSGGGLLTADWIGGAPEWLRCVAASYPVLAPLPGWEVDARFRPAEALASAGSLPILLTRAGLEDAEIADGVGAFTAQAHQRGAHLDVIDVPEGRHSFDVLDHAPASRAAVTRAMSWVLRELRA; encoded by the coding sequence ATGGCGGAACCGACGTACCTGCAGCCGTTCGTGCTCCCCGTGGCCGACGTCGAACCGGAGCGGGACGGCGCGATCGACGTGTACCGGCCGGGCGAGGAGGCGGGGGAGCCGCTGCCGGTGGTGGTGTTCGTGCACGGCGGCCCGCTCCCGCCGCAGCTGCGGCCGACTCCTCGGGAATGGCCGGTGTTCCGGGGCTACGGCTCGCTGGCCGCCGGTAGCGGTGCCATCGGGATCACCATCGATCACCCGCTGCACTCGCCCGCGGACTACCCGGTGGCGGCGGACGCGCTCGCCGACGCGGTCGCGCGAGCCCGAGAACTCCCCGGAGCGGACCGGGATCGGGTGGCGCTGTGGTTCTTCTCCGGCGGCGGACTGCTCACGGCCGACTGGATCGGCGGGGCGCCGGAGTGGCTCCGCTGCGTCGCCGCGAGCTACCCGGTGCTGGCGCCGCTGCCGGGCTGGGAAGTCGATGCCCGGTTCCGCCCGGCGGAGGCGCTCGCCTCGGCGGGTTCGCTGCCGATCCTGCTGACCAGGGCCGGGCTGGAGGACGCCGAGATCGCGGACGGGGTCGGGGCCTTCACCGCGCAGGCGCACCAGCGCGGCGCGCACCTCGACGTGATCGACGTGCCGGAAGGCCGGCACTCGTTCGACGTCCTCGACCACGCGCCCGCCTCTCGCGCGGCCGTGACCCGGGCGATGTCCTGGGTGCTGCGGGAGTTGCGCGCCTGA
- a CDS encoding CocE/NonD family hydrolase produces the protein MKRSRAVACAASALVACTLTVTAAVTAATAAPGSGAVATADDPVTHEDNDRVPEGAAWTQHYFPSADGSGTELHADVLLPEGLAEGEQVPVIMSAGSYFGHSGQMSDEGWEHTGPSDRFYDFIEGTDLFQRGYAFVMVDTRGFGGSTGCLDFGGPGEQADVEAAIDWSAAQPWSTGAVGMYGKSYDAITGLIGNNLDQDALKAVVAQEPIWDLYRNIHSNGVPRTTIAHTATTYNEIAAQPQLPDDDPRYRANAAYEQAHPECLLDNLAGYQTGDRESEYWRARDLAEQAKGTDTPLFVTQGFLEWNTEAEAIQEYLDNHQGPERGWLGQWDHKRGNERTADGRLEMGREGWFEETISFYDQHLKGVEPPVAHPNYAIQDSGGAWRAQETWPTPDGTATVPLGGGSYVDDGAEGGPTAENTFTAFSEPLARDTRLTGTPRISLEAEGRGNAMVQLYDVAPDGKAVMFDEQVSVLNAGTTAFDLKSTDWTLPAGHSLAVGIGTVQPSGVTAPFRDWMDSPSRETIDVTGARLDLALEDPSDDAATEGARAPWLDTYLLLNTKDLPLGDPTFTLPPARP, from the coding sequence GTGAAAAGATCCCGCGCCGTCGCCTGCGCCGCCTCCGCGCTCGTCGCCTGCACGCTGACCGTCACCGCCGCCGTCACCGCCGCCACCGCGGCACCCGGGTCCGGGGCCGTCGCCACCGCCGACGACCCGGTCACCCACGAGGACAACGACCGCGTCCCGGAGGGCGCCGCCTGGACGCAGCACTACTTCCCGTCCGCGGACGGTTCCGGCACCGAGCTGCACGCCGACGTGCTGCTGCCGGAAGGGCTCGCCGAGGGCGAGCAGGTGCCGGTCATCATGTCGGCGGGCTCGTACTTCGGGCACTCCGGGCAGATGAGCGACGAGGGCTGGGAGCACACCGGCCCTTCGGACCGCTTCTACGACTTCATCGAAGGCACCGACCTGTTCCAGCGCGGCTACGCGTTCGTCATGGTCGACACGCGCGGCTTCGGCGGCTCCACCGGCTGCCTCGACTTCGGCGGACCCGGCGAACAGGCCGACGTCGAAGCGGCGATCGACTGGTCCGCGGCCCAGCCGTGGTCGACCGGCGCGGTGGGCATGTACGGCAAGTCCTACGACGCGATCACCGGGCTGATCGGCAACAACCTGGACCAGGACGCGCTCAAGGCCGTCGTCGCTCAGGAGCCCATCTGGGACCTGTACCGCAACATCCACTCCAACGGCGTGCCCCGCACGACCATCGCGCACACCGCCACCACCTACAACGAGATCGCGGCGCAACCGCAGCTGCCGGACGACGATCCCCGCTACCGCGCCAACGCCGCCTACGAGCAGGCCCACCCGGAGTGCCTGCTGGACAACCTCGCCGGGTACCAGACCGGTGACCGGGAATCCGAGTACTGGCGGGCTCGCGACCTCGCCGAACAGGCGAAGGGCACCGACACGCCGCTGTTCGTCACCCAGGGCTTCCTGGAGTGGAACACCGAGGCCGAGGCGATCCAGGAGTACCTCGACAACCACCAGGGCCCCGAGCGCGGCTGGCTCGGCCAGTGGGACCACAAGCGCGGCAACGAACGCACCGCCGACGGCCGCCTGGAGATGGGTCGCGAAGGCTGGTTCGAGGAGACGATCTCCTTCTACGACCAGCACCTCAAGGGCGTCGAACCGCCGGTCGCGCACCCGAACTACGCGATCCAGGACAGCGGCGGCGCGTGGCGCGCGCAGGAGACCTGGCCGACGCCCGACGGCACCGCGACCGTCCCGCTCGGCGGCGGGTCCTACGTGGACGACGGCGCGGAGGGCGGGCCCACGGCCGAGAACACCTTCACCGCGTTCTCCGAGCCGCTCGCGCGGGACACCCGGCTCACCGGCACGCCGCGGATCTCGCTGGAGGCCGAGGGGCGCGGCAACGCCATGGTCCAGCTCTACGACGTCGCCCCGGACGGCAAGGCCGTCATGTTCGACGAGCAGGTCTCCGTGCTGAACGCCGGCACCACGGCCTTCGACCTGAAGTCGACGGACTGGACGCTGCCCGCCGGGCACTCGCTGGCCGTGGGCATCGGCACCGTCCAGCCCAGCGGCGTCACCGCGCCCTTCCGGGACTGGATGGACTCGCCCTCCCGCGAGA